A genomic window from Lutra lutra chromosome 17, mLutLut1.2, whole genome shotgun sequence includes:
- the TMEM91 gene encoding transmembrane protein 91 isoform X5 — MNPRIASIFLAMVNNVAMNMDLFKTLLSVLQGNPSGSLSPAMDSPSLRELQQPLLAGVGCGPPIQKPGEPQLGPPFRETAFAESLGGWHFLPPPLPSVSAGLGELGTPDLEDPSSSDSDLDWDRGSLLSPLLPHDHLGLAVFSMLCCFWPVGIAAFCLAQKAHVPQLCSSRDL; from the exons ATGAACCCTAGGATTGCTTCCATCTTTCTGGCTATGGTGAACAACGTTGCTATGAACATGGacctcttcaagaccctgctttcagttcttcagg GAAACCCGTCCGGGAGCCTCTCCCCAGCCATGGACAGCCCCAGTCTTCGAGAGCTCCAACAGCCTCTGCTGGCAGGCGTGGGCTGTGGTCCCCCCATCCAGAAGCCTGGGGAACCTCAGCTGGGGCCTCCCTTTCGAGAGACAGCCTTTGCGGAGTCCCTGGGGGGTTGGCACTTCCTACCGCCACCTCTTCCTTCTGTGAGCGCTGGTCTTGGGGAGCTGGGAACCCCTGACCTGGAG GACCCATCATCCAGTGACAGCGACTTGGACTGGGACAGGGGCAGCCTTCTCTCCCCGCTCCTACCCCACGACCACCTCGGGCTGGCTGTCTTCTCCATGCTCTGCTGTTTCTGGCCTGTGGGCATCGCAGCCTTCTGCCTGGCCCAGAAG GCTCATGTCCCCCAGCTCTGCAGCAGTCGGGACCTCTGA
- the TMEM91 gene encoding transmembrane protein 91 isoform X2 — protein MNPRIASIFLAMVNNVAMNMDLFKTLLSVLQGNPSGSLSPAMDSPSLRELQQPLLAGVGCGPPIQKPGEPQLGPPFRETAFAESLGGWHFLPPPLPSVSAGLGELGTPDLEDPSSSDSDLDWDRGSLLSPLLPHDHLGLAVFSMLCCFWPVGIAAFCLAQKTNKAWAKGDVQGAGAASRRAFLLGVLAVGLGVCTYAAALVTLAAYLASREPP, from the exons ATGAACCCTAGGATTGCTTCCATCTTTCTGGCTATGGTGAACAACGTTGCTATGAACATGGacctcttcaagaccctgctttcagttcttcagg GAAACCCGTCCGGGAGCCTCTCCCCAGCCATGGACAGCCCCAGTCTTCGAGAGCTCCAACAGCCTCTGCTGGCAGGCGTGGGCTGTGGTCCCCCCATCCAGAAGCCTGGGGAACCTCAGCTGGGGCCTCCCTTTCGAGAGACAGCCTTTGCGGAGTCCCTGGGGGGTTGGCACTTCCTACCGCCACCTCTTCCTTCTGTGAGCGCTGGTCTTGGGGAGCTGGGAACCCCTGACCTGGAG GACCCATCATCCAGTGACAGCGACTTGGACTGGGACAGGGGCAGCCTTCTCTCCCCGCTCCTACCCCACGACCACCTCGGGCTGGCTGTCTTCTCCATGCTCTGCTGTTTCTGGCCTGTGGGCATCGCAGCCTTCTGCCTGGCCCAGAAG ACCAACAAGGCTTGGGCCAAGGGGGACGTCCAGGGGGCAGGGGCTGCCTCCCGCCGAGCCTTCCTGCTGGGGGTCCTCGCCGTCGGGCTGGGCGTGTGCACGTATGCGGCTGCCTTGGTGACCCTGGCCGCCTACCTGGCCTCCCGAGAGCCGCCCTAG
- the TMEM91 gene encoding transmembrane protein 91 isoform X1, with amino-acid sequence MNPRIASIFLAMVNNVAMNMDLFKTLLSVLQGNPSGSLSPAMDSPSLRELQQPLLAGVGCGPPIQKPGEPQLGPPFRETAFAESLGGWHFLPPPLPSVSAGLGELGTPDLEDPSSSDSDLDWDRGSLLSPLLPHDHLGLAVFSMLCCFWPVGIAAFCLAQKVSLWVGRAGSKGKVYSEQNRSAMRWWGAKVERRTCIETWKGKMSVSEWKPRAVVRNLGSNS; translated from the exons ATGAACCCTAGGATTGCTTCCATCTTTCTGGCTATGGTGAACAACGTTGCTATGAACATGGacctcttcaagaccctgctttcagttcttcagg GAAACCCGTCCGGGAGCCTCTCCCCAGCCATGGACAGCCCCAGTCTTCGAGAGCTCCAACAGCCTCTGCTGGCAGGCGTGGGCTGTGGTCCCCCCATCCAGAAGCCTGGGGAACCTCAGCTGGGGCCTCCCTTTCGAGAGACAGCCTTTGCGGAGTCCCTGGGGGGTTGGCACTTCCTACCGCCACCTCTTCCTTCTGTGAGCGCTGGTCTTGGGGAGCTGGGAACCCCTGACCTGGAG GACCCATCATCCAGTGACAGCGACTTGGACTGGGACAGGGGCAGCCTTCTCTCCCCGCTCCTACCCCACGACCACCTCGGGCTGGCTGTCTTCTCCATGCTCTGCTGTTTCTGGCCTGTGGGCATCGCAGCCTTCTGCCTGGCCCAGAAGGTCAGTCTGTGGGTAGGTAGGGCTGGATCTAAGGGGAAAGTGTATTCAGAACAAAACAGAAGTGCTATGCGTTGGTGGGGGGCAAAAGTGGAGAGAAGGACCTGCATAGAAACATGGAAAGGTAAAATGAGTGTTTCAGAGTGGAAGCCCAGAGCGGTGGTTAGGAATCTGGGCTCAAATTCCTAG
- the TMEM91 gene encoding transmembrane protein 91 isoform X4 gives MAVGGNPSGSLSPAMDSPSLRELQQPLLAGVGCGPPIQKPGEPQLGPPFRETAFAESLGGWHFLPPPLPSVSAGLGELGTPDLEDPSSSDSDLDWDRGSLLSPLLPHDHLGLAVFSMLCCFWPVGIAAFCLAQKTNKAWAKGDVQGAGAASRRAFLLGVLAVGLGVCTYAAALVTLAAYLASREPP, from the exons ATGGCTGTGGGCG GAAACCCGTCCGGGAGCCTCTCCCCAGCCATGGACAGCCCCAGTCTTCGAGAGCTCCAACAGCCTCTGCTGGCAGGCGTGGGCTGTGGTCCCCCCATCCAGAAGCCTGGGGAACCTCAGCTGGGGCCTCCCTTTCGAGAGACAGCCTTTGCGGAGTCCCTGGGGGGTTGGCACTTCCTACCGCCACCTCTTCCTTCTGTGAGCGCTGGTCTTGGGGAGCTGGGAACCCCTGACCTGGAG GACCCATCATCCAGTGACAGCGACTTGGACTGGGACAGGGGCAGCCTTCTCTCCCCGCTCCTACCCCACGACCACCTCGGGCTGGCTGTCTTCTCCATGCTCTGCTGTTTCTGGCCTGTGGGCATCGCAGCCTTCTGCCTGGCCCAGAAG ACCAACAAGGCTTGGGCCAAGGGGGACGTCCAGGGGGCAGGGGCTGCCTCCCGCCGAGCCTTCCTGCTGGGGGTCCTCGCCGTCGGGCTGGGCGTGTGCACGTATGCGGCTGCCTTGGTGACCCTGGCCGCCTACCTGGCCTCCCGAGAGCCGCCCTAG
- the TMEM91 gene encoding transmembrane protein 91 isoform X3: MAVGGNPSGSLSPAMDSPSLRELQQPLLAGVGCGPPIQKPGEPQLGPPFRETAFAESLGGWHFLPPPLPSVSAGLGELGTPDLEDPSSSDSDLDWDRGSLLSPLLPHDHLGLAVFSMLCCFWPVGIAAFCLAQKVSLWVGRAGSKGKVYSEQNRSAMRWWGAKVERRTCIETWKGKMSVSEWKPRAVVRNLGSNS; encoded by the exons ATGGCTGTGGGCG GAAACCCGTCCGGGAGCCTCTCCCCAGCCATGGACAGCCCCAGTCTTCGAGAGCTCCAACAGCCTCTGCTGGCAGGCGTGGGCTGTGGTCCCCCCATCCAGAAGCCTGGGGAACCTCAGCTGGGGCCTCCCTTTCGAGAGACAGCCTTTGCGGAGTCCCTGGGGGGTTGGCACTTCCTACCGCCACCTCTTCCTTCTGTGAGCGCTGGTCTTGGGGAGCTGGGAACCCCTGACCTGGAG GACCCATCATCCAGTGACAGCGACTTGGACTGGGACAGGGGCAGCCTTCTCTCCCCGCTCCTACCCCACGACCACCTCGGGCTGGCTGTCTTCTCCATGCTCTGCTGTTTCTGGCCTGTGGGCATCGCAGCCTTCTGCCTGGCCCAGAAGGTCAGTCTGTGGGTAGGTAGGGCTGGATCTAAGGGGAAAGTGTATTCAGAACAAAACAGAAGTGCTATGCGTTGGTGGGGGGCAAAAGTGGAGAGAAGGACCTGCATAGAAACATGGAAAGGTAAAATGAGTGTTTCAGAGTGGAAGCCCAGAGCGGTGGTTAGGAATCTGGGCTCAAATTCCTAG
- the TMEM91 gene encoding transmembrane protein 91 isoform X6 produces MDSPSLRELQQPLLAGVGCGPPIQKPGEPQLGPPFRETAFAESLGGWHFLPPPLPSVSAGLGELGTPDLEDPSSSDSDLDWDRGSLLSPLLPHDHLGLAVFSMLCCFWPVGIAAFCLAQKVSLWVGRAGSKGKVYSEQNRSAMRWWGAKVERRTCIETWKGKMSVSEWKPRAVVRNLGSNS; encoded by the exons ATGGACAGCCCCAGTCTTCGAGAGCTCCAACAGCCTCTGCTGGCAGGCGTGGGCTGTGGTCCCCCCATCCAGAAGCCTGGGGAACCTCAGCTGGGGCCTCCCTTTCGAGAGACAGCCTTTGCGGAGTCCCTGGGGGGTTGGCACTTCCTACCGCCACCTCTTCCTTCTGTGAGCGCTGGTCTTGGGGAGCTGGGAACCCCTGACCTGGAG GACCCATCATCCAGTGACAGCGACTTGGACTGGGACAGGGGCAGCCTTCTCTCCCCGCTCCTACCCCACGACCACCTCGGGCTGGCTGTCTTCTCCATGCTCTGCTGTTTCTGGCCTGTGGGCATCGCAGCCTTCTGCCTGGCCCAGAAGGTCAGTCTGTGGGTAGGTAGGGCTGGATCTAAGGGGAAAGTGTATTCAGAACAAAACAGAAGTGCTATGCGTTGGTGGGGGGCAAAAGTGGAGAGAAGGACCTGCATAGAAACATGGAAAGGTAAAATGAGTGTTTCAGAGTGGAAGCCCAGAGCGGTGGTTAGGAATCTGGGCTCAAATTCCTAG